A window of the Wolbachia endosymbiont (group A) of Pogonocherus hispidulus genome harbors these coding sequences:
- a CDS encoding TrkH family potassium uptake protein has translation MERLRSIVFIVGIFLLLFSLAMLIPAITNKCLSYEWKNFLAGFIITCTSGVIFILLGKLNGMPAIFAVTSCTWIALSLFAAIPFYFDNLSYVDALFETISGITTTGATIFNDIEKQSPGILLWRAMLHGMGGFGVITLGIAVFPMLKILSLNNLLYSEYSDATKRKLPNTRSVVIHVTAIYYGLILLCIFSYYLAGMPLFDAICHGMSAVSTGGFANYNDSIGHYNNPILEAITIVFMILGSLPFLSYLKIIRRLDICYDEQVSYFVKIAIVSSLFAYFWLRKNVDLGVLLSFRCSTFTITSLITSTGYAICNHIDWSFISVLAFFLTFVGGCSGSSSGGVKTFRLIVLLRSIRNYFRLLLNPNADNRVKFNGKTLENDEVHSVFIFFAIFMLTFTISSIVMSYLSNADFITSVSSVSATLTNSGPGFSNLIGPSGNYSSFSNEVKLFLSFLMLLGRLEILPIYFCIGNLFLFNRKK, from the coding sequence ATGGAACGCTTACGTTCAATTGTATTTATTGTGGGAATATTCCTATTGCTGTTTAGCTTAGCAATGCTTATTCCTGCTATTACTAATAAATGTCTCAGCTACGAATGGAAAAATTTTCTCGCTGGATTCATAATTACCTGCACATCTGGCGTAATTTTTATTTTACTCGGTAAATTAAATGGCATGCCGGCAATTTTTGCGGTTACTAGTTGCACCTGGATTGCCTTGTCTCTGTTTGCAGCTATTCCTTTCTATTTTGATAATCTGAGCTATGTTGATGCATTATTTGAAACGATATCTGGCATCACAACCACAGGGGCAACTATATTTAATGATATTGAAAAGCAATCTCCAGGAATACTGCTGTGGAGAGCAATGCTACATGGCATGGGGGGTTTTGGTGTAATCACTTTAGGAATTGCAGTTTTTCCTATGCTCAAGATTCTCAGCCTAAATAATTTACTTTATTCTGAATATTCAGATGCTACCAAAAGGAAGTTGCCGAACACGCGAAGCGTAGTGATTCATGTTACGGCAATATATTATGGCCTAATTTTGTTATGTATATTTTCCTATTATCTAGCTGGTATGCCACTGTTTGATGCAATATGTCACGGAATGTCCGCTGTATCAACTGGTGGATTTGCTAACTATAATGATTCTATAGGGCACTACAATAATCCCATACTGGAAGCCATAACGATCGTTTTTATGATTTTGGGTTCTCTGCCTTTTCTTAGCTATTTAAAAATCATAAGACGGTTAGACATTTGCTATGATGAACAGGTCTCTTACTTTGTTAAGATAGCTATTGTTTCATCTTTATTTGCTTATTTTTGGTTGCGTAAAAATGTTGATTTAGGAGTGTTATTATCATTTAGATGCAGCACATTTACCATCACCTCCCTGATTACGTCAACTGGTTATGCAATTTGTAATCATATAGATTGGAGCTTCATTTCAGTCTTAGCTTTTTTTCTAACCTTTGTTGGTGGATGTAGTGGTTCTTCAAGTGGTGGTGTCAAAACCTTCCGCTTGATTGTTCTTTTAAGGTCTATAAGGAATTACTTTCGCCTTTTATTAAACCCTAATGCAGACAATAGAGTAAAATTCAATGGAAAAACCCTGGAGAATGATGAAGTTCACTCTGTCTTTATATTTTTTGCGATTTTCATGTTAACGTTTACCATTTCATCAATAGTGATGTCTTACTTAAGCAATGCAGACTTTATAACTAGCGTCAGCTCAGTCTCTGCAACGCTTACAAACTCTGGTCCAGGATTTAGTAATTTAATAGGTCCTTCGGGTAACTATTCTTCTTTCAGTAATGAAGTAAAATTATTTCTATCGTTTTTGATGCTGCTTGGCAGACTTGAAATATTGCCAATCTATTTTTGTATAGGCAATTTATTCTTATTTAATAGAAAGAAATAG
- the mgtE gene encoding magnesium transporter, producing the protein MNIKISSHYGLEKKAIDDLIESLDNEELENVRNIVKTIDSVQLAYFLSTSISDHREKLVNILDQHLLSDALVHVVPALQIEIIETLGIENTAKLLMLLDVEDIVTIVKDLDRKSVENILYYLPSKTQKSVEELLSYPEESAGRLIHKDMVIAPYYWTINQLTEFVCNYKKIPEKFHQIFIINSKLEPIGSVNLNKVISHSGDTIIKEIMDPDIKIIKTGVDQEEVARIFKDYSLLSAPVVNKNGKIIGVILIEDVIKVVQQETEEDVLKISGVSSKADINAPIHKTIIKRLPWLLFNLLAATMCSIVVGFFDDVIKSFIVLPIIMPIIASMSGNAGSQTVTLTIRAIATKYLTEQNAKRVLMKEFLIGLINGVILSTISLVVLAIRFHSFKVEMIFVVSMIMMSIIATFIGTFIPIMLHRLKSDPAVSSSILTSATTDILSAFIFLGLATIFLLNS; encoded by the coding sequence ATGAATATTAAAATAAGTTCTCATTATGGTTTAGAAAAAAAGGCTATTGATGACTTAATAGAGTCACTTGATAACGAGGAGCTAGAAAATGTTCGTAATATTGTAAAAACGATAGACAGTGTTCAGTTAGCTTATTTTTTATCTACTTCAATCAGTGATCACAGGGAGAAATTAGTTAATATCCTTGATCAACATTTGTTAAGTGATGCCCTAGTGCATGTAGTGCCAGCTTTACAAATAGAGATCATAGAAACATTGGGAATAGAAAATACAGCAAAGTTACTAATGCTCCTTGATGTAGAAGATATAGTAACCATAGTGAAAGATTTAGATAGAAAGTCTGTAGAAAATATACTTTACTATTTGCCCAGCAAAACTCAGAAATCGGTAGAGGAGTTGCTATCATATCCAGAAGAAAGTGCAGGGAGGTTAATACATAAAGATATGGTTATAGCTCCATATTATTGGACAATAAATCAACTGACAGAATTTGTGTGCAACTATAAAAAAATACCAGAAAAATTTCACCAGATATTCATTATCAACTCAAAATTAGAGCCTATAGGCAGTGTTAATTTAAATAAGGTAATATCTCACTCAGGAGACACAATAATAAAAGAGATAATGGATCCTGACATAAAAATCATTAAAACTGGAGTAGACCAAGAGGAAGTAGCAAGAATATTTAAAGATTACTCTCTATTATCAGCTCCGGTAGTAAATAAGAATGGTAAAATTATTGGTGTGATCTTAATTGAAGATGTGATAAAAGTTGTTCAACAAGAAACAGAAGAGGATGTACTCAAAATAAGCGGTGTATCTTCTAAAGCCGATATAAATGCCCCTATACATAAAACTATAATTAAAAGGCTACCTTGGTTACTGTTTAACCTCTTAGCTGCAACAATGTGTTCCATAGTAGTTGGCTTTTTCGATGATGTAATAAAAAGTTTTATAGTACTGCCAATAATCATGCCGATAATTGCATCAATGAGCGGAAATGCAGGATCCCAAACAGTAACGCTAACCATCCGGGCAATCGCAACAAAATATCTAACTGAGCAAAATGCAAAAAGAGTACTGATGAAAGAATTTTTAATAGGTCTTATAAACGGGGTGATCTTATCTACTATTTCATTAGTAGTGTTAGCAATAAGGTTTCACAGCTTCAAAGTGGAGATGATTTTTGTGGTCTCCATGATTATGATGTCAATTATTGCAACGTTTATCGGAACTTTCATTCCTATAATGCTTCACCGTTTAAAGTCTGACCCTGCCGTTTCTTCTTCAATCCTAACATCGGCAACAACTGATATTCTCTCAGCTTTTATATTTCTTGGTTTAGCTACGATTTTTTTATTAAATAGCTAA
- the prfB gene encoding peptide chain release factor 2 (programmed frameshift) has product MKTYSEILEHFQSLNKSISLIRRCLDIEKLKLRLEELDSQASNDSLWQDNQKAQEILKERSKIKNDVESFLKLESDYNDAISLMKSAIDENDEEFFSEVESELAKLEKLIKCKETESLFTGEADNNDCFLEIHSGAGGTESNDWAEMLMRMYVRWAEIYHNFKVEVVEKLEGESVGIKSAMIKIVGEKAYGWAKSESGIHRLVRISPFDANGKRHTSFASVGVTPVIEDSIDIAVDEKDLKIDTYRASGAGGQHVNKTESAVRITHIPTGVVVQCQNGRSQHRNKDEALKLLKGRLYQIELEKKEQKMAEEYGKKCDIGWGNQIRSYVMHPYQMVKDLRTGHEVGNINSVFDGNIDCFIVSVLTNQN; this is encoded by the exons ATGAAAACTTATTCAGAAATTCTCGAACACTTTCAAAGCTTAAATAAAAGTATTTCTCTTATCAGGAGGTGTCTT GACATAGAAAAATTAAAGTTGCGTCTTGAAGAGCTGGATTCCCAAGCGTCGAATGATAGTCTGTGGCAAGACAACCAAAAGGCACAAGAAATTTTAAAAGAACGTTCTAAAATTAAGAATGACGTGGAGTCGTTTTTAAAGCTGGAAAGCGATTACAACGATGCCATTAGCTTAATGAAGTCTGCTATTGATGAGAATGATGAAGAATTTTTCTCTGAAGTTGAAAGTGAATTAGCTAAGCTAGAGAAATTAATCAAGTGTAAAGAAACAGAATCCTTATTTACTGGTGAAGCAGATAATAATGACTGCTTTTTAGAAATCCACTCAGGAGCTGGCGGAACCGAGAGCAATGATTGGGCTGAAATGCTGATGCGCATGTATGTAAGGTGGGCAGAAATTTATCACAACTTTAAAGTCGAAGTTGTAGAAAAATTAGAAGGAGAGTCGGTTGGTATAAAATCTGCAATGATAAAAATCGTTGGAGAAAAAGCTTACGGGTGGGCAAAAAGTGAAAGTGGAATTCACAGGCTGGTTAGAATATCGCCATTTGATGCAAATGGTAAACGTCATACCAGTTTTGCAAGTGTAGGAGTAACTCCAGTGATAGAAGATTCAATTGATATTGCTGTGGATGAAAAGGATCTAAAGATCGACACCTACCGTGCTTCCGGAGCAGGCGGTCAGCATGTGAACAAGACTGAAAGTGCGGTACGCATTACGCATATTCCAACTGGTGTTGTAGTTCAATGCCAAAATGGTCGTTCTCAACACAGAAATAAAGATGAGGCATTGAAATTACTTAAAGGACGTTTGTACCAAATTGAACTGGAAAAAAAAGAACAAAAGATGGCTGAAGAATATGGTAAAAAATGCGATATAGGCTGGGGTAATCAGATCAGATCGTACGTTATGCATCCATATCAAATGGTGAAGGATTTAAGAACCGGACATGAAGTGGGTAATATAAATTCTGTTTTTGATGGTAATATAGATTGTTTCATAGTTAGCGTACTTACTAATCAAAATTAA